The Aequorivita sublithincola DSM 14238 genome window below encodes:
- a CDS encoding TonB-dependent receptor: MKNLLYTLFILPFCVFSQEKISGTISEDYDNKEVPLGGANVYWLNTSVGTVTDFDGNFEIDYKPEYKKMVISFVGYKTDTITVNSPKRISHSLKSTANLDEVTVTARQKASSRSFLQTQNVINVSSAELLKAACCNLAESFETNPSIDVNFADAISGTKQIKMLGLNSPYILITTENVPSIRGASQAYGLSFIPGTWVESIQITKGAGSVTNGYESIAGQINAELQKPLTDAKVFVNAYGSGDGRFELNTHLNTKVTDRWSTGLYIHGNLRESEFDKNDDSFLDAPIMQQVNVMNRWQYIDQDNGYVGFFNVRYLNDEKQTGQILFDPKTDRGTMNAWGSEIKTQRFDVSGKFGFVNPDIPWRTGGIQVAFSHHDQESYFGLNDYNIQHNSLFASLNYNSIIGDSRNKIKTGINVTYDDYDELAYTENYSRTENSVGAFFEYNFDNSDNLSYSLGLRGDLHNKLGAFITPRFHLRYTPWDKSAIRVSAGRGKRSANIFTENQNLFATSRSLNILGNGGEIYGLDPEIAWNYGISYMQGFNLFNKKADITVDFYRTDFVNQIVVDWENPSEISFYNLEGESFSNNFQAEFNYNVFERFDMRLAYKYYDVETDYLSGRKQNPLTPNHRFFANASYETKMTTKGGVWKFDATYNYVGEQRFASNETYLNTIGLSEFSPSLSTVNAQITKVFNSSFELYVGGENITNVKQQNPIVGSDNPFGTTFDTTYVYGPIFGSSYYAGLRYRLN, encoded by the coding sequence ATGAAAAATTTATTATACACATTATTTATACTTCCTTTTTGCGTTTTTTCACAAGAAAAAATTTCTGGAACTATTTCTGAAGATTATGATAACAAAGAAGTTCCGCTTGGTGGAGCGAATGTTTATTGGTTAAATACTTCCGTGGGAACAGTAACAGATTTTGACGGTAATTTTGAAATTGACTACAAACCCGAATACAAAAAAATGGTTATTAGTTTTGTGGGTTATAAAACCGATACTATTACGGTTAATTCACCAAAAAGGATTTCACATTCATTAAAATCTACGGCTAACTTGGATGAGGTTACGGTAACAGCACGTCAAAAAGCCAGTTCGCGTTCTTTTCTGCAAACACAAAACGTAATAAACGTGAGTAGTGCCGAGCTTTTAAAAGCGGCTTGCTGTAATCTTGCTGAGAGTTTTGAAACTAATCCTTCTATTGATGTGAATTTTGCCGATGCTATTTCAGGAACTAAACAGATTAAAATGCTTGGATTGAACAGTCCGTATATTTTAATTACTACCGAAAATGTACCGAGTATTCGTGGGGCATCGCAGGCGTATGGTTTGAGCTTTATTCCGGGTACTTGGGTAGAAAGTATTCAGATTACAAAAGGCGCCGGAAGTGTTACAAATGGCTATGAAAGTATAGCTGGACAAATCAATGCAGAATTGCAAAAACCCTTAACAGATGCCAAGGTTTTTGTGAATGCTTATGGATCTGGCGACGGTCGTTTTGAATTGAACACACACTTAAATACAAAAGTGACCGACAGATGGAGCACAGGATTATACATTCACGGTAATTTGCGTGAAAGTGAATTTGATAAAAATGACGATTCATTTCTAGATGCACCAATAATGCAGCAAGTAAACGTAATGAACCGTTGGCAATATATCGATCAAGATAATGGATACGTCGGCTTTTTTAATGTGAGATATTTGAATGATGAAAAGCAGACAGGACAAATTCTTTTTGATCCTAAAACAGATCGAGGTACAATGAATGCTTGGGGTAGCGAAATAAAAACCCAGCGTTTTGATGTTTCAGGAAAATTTGGCTTCGTAAATCCAGACATTCCTTGGCGTACCGGAGGAATTCAGGTAGCGTTTAGTCATCACGACCAGGAATCGTATTTTGGATTGAACGATTATAATATTCAGCATAATAGTTTATTTGCTTCGTTAAATTACAATTCAATTATTGGCGATTCTCGGAACAAGATTAAAACTGGAATAAATGTAACGTATGACGATTATGATGAATTGGCGTATACAGAAAATTACAGCCGAACTGAAAATTCTGTTGGGGCGTTTTTTGAATATAATTTCGATAACTCAGATAATCTGAGTTATAGCCTTGGATTAAGAGGTGATTTACATAACAAATTGGGGGCATTCATAACGCCTCGTTTTCATTTACGTTATACACCTTGGGACAAATCTGCCATTCGTGTTTCAGCTGGAAGAGGAAAACGAAGTGCAAACATTTTTACTGAAAATCAGAATCTATTTGCCACTTCGCGTAGTTTAAATATTTTGGGGAATGGTGGTGAGATTTACGGGCTAGATCCTGAAATTGCTTGGAATTATGGTATTTCTTATATGCAAGGTTTTAATCTTTTCAATAAAAAAGCAGATATAACTGTAGATTTTTATAGAACAGATTTTGTAAACCAAATTGTGGTTGACTGGGAAAATCCTTCAGAAATAAGTTTTTATAATTTGGAGGGAGAGAGTTTTTCTAATAATTTTCAGGCGGAATTCAACTATAATGTTTTTGAGCGTTTTGATATGAGACTTGCTTATAAATATTACGATGTAGAAACCGATTATTTAAGTGGAAGAAAACAAAATCCATTAACGCCAAATCATCGATTTTTTGCTAATGCTTCATACGAAACAAAAATGACGACGAAAGGCGGAGTTTGGAAATTTGATGCTACTTATAATTATGTTGGAGAGCAGCGATTTGCTTCAAACGAAACTTATTTGAACACCATTGGGCTTTCAGAATTTTCACCAAGTCTTTCAACGGTAAACGCGCAGATTACTAAAGTTTTTAATAGTAGTTTTGAGCTTTATGTTGGAGGAGAGAATATTACCAATGTGAAACAGCAAAATCCAATAGTTGGTAGCGATAACCCATTTGGAACAACCTTTGACACAACTTACGTTTATGGCCCAATTTTTGGAAGTTCGTATTACGCGGGATTGAGATATAGACTTAACTAA
- a CDS encoding heavy metal translocating P-type ATPase, with product MKHTYKIHGMTCNGCRDHVEQTLNGIKGVSNASVNLEKAEAIIEMEKHIPLKVFEKALEDDGGSYSIFLPEDAEAAQKHKTKKEEKRANQNSSGTFYCPMHCEGEKTYDKPGDCPVCGMDLVEEVKTSNAATEYTCPMHPEIIRDEPGACPICGMDLVPKEVDESAENKTYITLLKKFWIAVAFTVPIFLIAMSEMIPNNPLYDLMPMKYWNWVQLGLSLPVVFYATWMFFERAYKSIKTRNLNMFTLIGIGAGVAWLFSVFGMLFPDFFPDQFKTESGTVHVYIEAAAVILTLVLMGQVLEARAHNRTSSAVKELLKLAPNKAIRIVDGKEETIAIDKIEVGDKLRVKPGEKIPVDGRILEGESSVDESMITGEPVPVSKAEGDKVSSGTINGKQTFVMKAEKVGSDTLLSQIIEMVNKASRSRAPIQKLADRISGWFVPIVVLISVITFIIWAIFGPEPSYVYALVNAIAVLIIACPCALGLATPMSVMVGVGKGAQNGVLIKNAEALETLNKIDVLIIDKTGTITEGKPSVEKVGSEDFSEEEVLQYIVSLNQNSEHPLADATVKYGKEKNSEVLKIKDFNSVTGKGVTGTINGKKATLGNEKMMEEAGASISEALQEKISEEQKKGKTVPMLSVEGKVVGYVVISDKIKENSKTAIAELQEKGIQVIMLTGDNHDTAKAVASELNLADFKAEMLPQNKLEVVEKLQAEGKKVAMAGDGINDAPALAKSDVGIAMGTGTDVAIESAGITLVKGDLHGIVKAFHLSEKVMSNIKQNLFFALIYNTLGVPIAAGVLYPFFGILLSPMIAALAMSFSSVSVITNALRLRTAKLIKK from the coding sequence ATGAAACACACCTATAAAATACACGGAATGACCTGCAACGGTTGCAGAGATCATGTGGAACAAACTTTAAATGGAATTAAAGGCGTTTCCAATGCATCGGTAAATCTTGAAAAAGCCGAAGCTATCATTGAAATGGAAAAGCATATTCCGCTGAAAGTTTTTGAAAAAGCATTGGAAGATGATGGCGGAAGTTACAGTATTTTTCTTCCCGAAGATGCTGAAGCAGCGCAAAAACACAAAACTAAAAAGGAAGAAAAACGAGCCAATCAAAATAGTTCTGGAACTTTCTATTGCCCAATGCACTGCGAGGGCGAAAAAACATACGACAAACCAGGCGATTGCCCAGTCTGCGGAATGGATTTGGTGGAAGAAGTAAAAACTTCAAACGCCGCCACAGAATATACTTGCCCAATGCACCCGGAAATAATTCGAGATGAACCCGGTGCCTGCCCAATCTGTGGAATGGATTTAGTGCCAAAAGAAGTAGACGAATCTGCCGAGAATAAAACCTATATAACATTGCTGAAAAAGTTTTGGATTGCCGTTGCATTTACGGTTCCTATCTTTTTGATTGCGATGTCAGAGATGATTCCAAACAATCCATTGTACGATTTAATGCCAATGAAATATTGGAATTGGGTTCAACTTGGTCTTTCATTACCTGTGGTTTTTTATGCCACTTGGATGTTTTTTGAACGCGCCTATAAATCTATAAAAACGAGAAATCTCAATATGTTTACGCTCATCGGGATTGGTGCGGGAGTGGCGTGGCTTTTCAGCGTTTTTGGAATGCTGTTTCCAGACTTTTTCCCAGATCAATTTAAAACGGAATCTGGAACTGTGCACGTTTATATTGAAGCTGCCGCAGTGATTCTTACCTTGGTTTTAATGGGGCAAGTTTTGGAGGCTCGTGCACATAATAGAACAAGTTCCGCAGTAAAAGAATTGCTGAAATTAGCACCGAACAAAGCCATTCGAATTGTAGATGGCAAAGAGGAAACTATCGCAATTGATAAAATTGAAGTAGGCGACAAACTTCGCGTAAAACCGGGAGAGAAAATCCCAGTGGACGGAAGAATTCTAGAAGGCGAAAGCTCGGTGGATGAGTCAATGATTACGGGTGAACCTGTTCCAGTTTCAAAAGCAGAAGGCGATAAAGTGAGTTCCGGAACAATAAACGGCAAACAAACTTTTGTAATGAAAGCCGAAAAAGTTGGGAGCGATACCTTGCTCTCACAAATTATTGAAATGGTAAACAAGGCTAGTAGAAGTCGCGCGCCAATTCAGAAATTAGCAGATAGAATTTCGGGTTGGTTTGTACCGATTGTGGTTTTAATTTCGGTTATCACGTTTATTATATGGGCCATTTTTGGGCCAGAACCATCTTACGTTTATGCTTTGGTCAACGCCATTGCGGTTTTAATAATCGCCTGCCCGTGTGCTTTGGGTCTTGCCACGCCAATGTCTGTAATGGTTGGAGTAGGGAAGGGCGCTCAAAACGGCGTGCTCATCAAAAATGCCGAAGCGCTGGAAACTTTAAACAAAATTGATGTTTTAATTATTGACAAAACAGGAACTATTACCGAAGGAAAACCTTCAGTTGAAAAAGTAGGTTCGGAAGATTTTTCAGAAGAAGAAGTGCTTCAATATATAGTTTCTCTTAATCAAAACAGCGAACATCCTTTGGCTGATGCAACCGTAAAATATGGAAAGGAAAAGAACTCTGAAGTTTTAAAGATAAAAGATTTCAATTCGGTTACAGGTAAAGGAGTAACTGGAACTATCAACGGAAAAAAAGCCACACTCGGGAACGAAAAGATGATGGAAGAAGCTGGTGCAAGCATTTCCGAAGCACTTCAAGAGAAAATTTCAGAAGAACAGAAAAAAGGTAAAACCGTGCCAATGCTTTCGGTTGAAGGAAAAGTGGTTGGTTACGTTGTTATTTCAGATAAAATAAAGGAAAACAGCAAAACAGCAATTGCCGAACTTCAGGAAAAAGGAATACAGGTTATAATGCTTACTGGCGATAATCACGACACGGCGAAAGCTGTAGCTTCAGAATTAAATTTAGCAGATTTTAAGGCCGAAATGCTTCCGCAGAACAAACTTGAAGTAGTTGAAAAATTGCAAGCCGAAGGAAAAAAAGTTGCAATGGCTGGCGACGGTATAAACGACGCGCCTGCTTTGGCAAAAAGTGATGTAGGTATCGCAATGGGGACTGGTACCGATGTTGCGATTGAGAGTGCAGGAATAACCTTAGTAAAAGGTGATCTGCACGGAATTGTGAAAGCTTTCCATTTAAGTGAAAAAGTAATGAGCAATATAAAGCAAAACCTATTTTTCGCATTAATTTACAATACACTCGGTGTGCCAATTGCCGCTGGAGTGCTTTATCCGTTTTTCGGAATATTATTATCACCAATGATTGCTGCGCTGGCTATGAGTTTCAGTTCGGTTTCTGTAATTACTAACGCGCTTCGATTACGAACGGCTAAATTGATTAAAAAATGA
- a CDS encoding HYC_CC_PP family protein: MKKAISIFLSILMLASSSGMAYSQHFCGGLEMMSEITLGEKLLSCGMETNVLDSDCGGETTTHDSHDCCKNHITKIHTDDNFAKASFNLKLNKTFVATFISVFVLQEVEITSTEKTFFADYNPPPLEQDLNILYDTFLI; the protein is encoded by the coding sequence ATGAAAAAAGCAATTTCCATATTTCTTTCCATACTGATGCTTGCAAGCAGTTCAGGAATGGCCTATTCGCAACACTTTTGCGGTGGCTTGGAAATGATGTCTGAAATTACGTTGGGAGAGAAACTTCTTTCCTGTGGTATGGAAACAAATGTACTTGATTCGGATTGCGGAGGTGAAACTACTACACACGACTCCCACGATTGCTGTAAAAATCATATTACCAAAATACATACAGATGATAATTTTGCAAAAGCTTCGTTCAATTTAAAATTGAACAAAACCTTTGTTGCTACTTTCATTTCTGTTTTTGTACTTCAGGAAGTTGAAATCACTTCCACAGAAAAAACCTTCTTTGCGGATTATAATCCGCCACCCCTCGAACAGGATTTAAATATTCTGTACGACACATTCCTTATTTGA
- a CDS encoding DUF3347 domain-containing protein → MKNFTLIFCAILAVAVSSCKDNPKQTEPEVVTVDNTENVVETYELAQKEAEFNDPKVEAIFEQYLLVEAALVNTDATTTASEASKLELLLKEANADEASQNAATAMAGSNDIKMQRENFEPLSLGLEKMLQGTLKEGMLYKQFCPMAFNNKGAYWISSSRDILNPYFGDKMLKCGRVDAEIK, encoded by the coding sequence ATGAAAAATTTCACCCTTATTTTCTGCGCTATACTAGCCGTTGCCGTTTCATCGTGCAAAGACAATCCGAAACAAACCGAACCAGAAGTTGTAACTGTGGACAACACCGAGAATGTTGTTGAAACTTACGAATTGGCTCAAAAAGAAGCAGAGTTCAACGACCCAAAGGTTGAAGCTATTTTTGAACAGTATCTTCTTGTGGAAGCAGCTTTAGTAAATACAGACGCAACCACAACCGCATCCGAAGCTTCAAAACTTGAATTGCTTCTAAAGGAAGCGAATGCAGATGAAGCTTCGCAAAATGCAGCAACTGCAATGGCTGGTTCAAATGACATTAAAATGCAGCGTGAAAATTTTGAACCATTAAGTCTCGGTCTTGAAAAAATGCTTCAAGGAACTCTTAAAGAAGGAATGCTTTACAAACAATTCTGCCCAATGGCTTTCAACAATAAAGGAGCATACTGGATAAGCAGCAGCAGAGATATTTTAAACCCTTACTTCGGTGATAAAATGCTGAAATGCGGCCGTGTTGACGCTGAAATTAAGTAA
- a CDS encoding exosortase F system-associated membrane protein has protein sequence MKRLYRIVSIVILVIFLVLIRAYEDSLFYDPLLEFFKMDYKTLPLPEMDTFELQTNISLRFLLNTIISLAIIWLVFRDREFIKLSGILYSLLFVLLFLVFSFIIFTAEGTGSHLVLFYVRRFLIQPLFLLLLLPAFYFQKFKSQ, from the coding sequence ATGAAAAGACTATACAGAATAGTATCCATAGTTATTCTTGTCATTTTTTTAGTGCTCATCAGAGCCTATGAAGACTCGTTATTCTACGATCCGCTTTTGGAGTTCTTCAAAATGGATTACAAAACCTTACCACTTCCGGAGATGGACACTTTTGAACTTCAAACCAATATTTCACTTCGATTTTTGCTTAACACCATAATTTCTTTGGCCATTATTTGGTTGGTTTTTCGCGATAGAGAATTTATAAAACTTTCTGGTATTCTCTACAGTCTGTTGTTTGTGCTTCTTTTTTTAGTATTCAGCTTCATTATTTTTACTGCGGAAGGAACGGGTAGCCATCTAGTTTTGTTCTATGTGCGCAGATTTTTGATTCAACCCTTGTTTCTGCTTTTATTGCTTCCGGCCTTTTATTTTCAGAAGTTCAAATCACAATGA
- the xrtF gene encoding exosortase family protein XrtF, which yields MKELFIKYKTVIRFLLLFLGTYLILGILYSVYLNVSENGTYFPDYITSLVATQSAAVLDGFGYNSVLRKDVLEQGMLLTIDNKYTVSVVEGCNSVSVIILFVAFIVAFSEKFKKTLLFIFAGAVLIYIVNIIRIAILTVALYRYPQYENILHSVIFPGIIYSMVFILWMIWVRMLKLNSVK from the coding sequence TTGAAAGAACTTTTTATAAAATATAAAACCGTAATTCGGTTTTTGCTGCTGTTTTTAGGAACCTATTTAATTCTTGGGATTTTGTATTCGGTTTATTTGAACGTTTCAGAAAATGGAACGTACTTTCCAGATTATATTACAAGTCTTGTTGCAACGCAAAGTGCCGCAGTTCTTGATGGCTTTGGTTATAATTCAGTTTTAAGAAAAGATGTATTGGAACAGGGAATGTTGCTGACCATTGATAATAAATACACCGTTAGTGTTGTTGAAGGCTGTAATTCCGTGAGTGTTATTATTTTATTCGTGGCTTTTATCGTCGCTTTTTCAGAAAAATTTAAAAAAACATTGCTTTTTATTTTTGCTGGAGCTGTGCTGATTTATATTGTAAATATTATTCGAATAGCAATTCTTACGGTTGCGCTTTATAGATATCCGCAGTATGAAAACATCTTACATTCCGTAATTTTTCCTGGAATAATATATAGCATGGTTTTTATTCTTTGGATGATTTGGGTGCGAATGCTGAAACTAAATTCAGTTAAATGA
- a CDS encoding GAF domain-containing protein produces the protein MSFSHLKPKITTILSNDHETSEQRMKEVCELLQTSVGYYDWVGFYFANEAEKTLHLKAFAGEPTDHTVIPFGKGICGQVAISNKNFVVADVKAQDNYIACSITVKAEIVIPLFKDGKNIGQIDIDSHLEDPFSEVDERFLEWVNSEVAEIL, from the coding sequence ATGTCCTTTTCACATTTAAAGCCGAAAATCACCACCATTCTATCAAACGATCACGAAACCAGTGAACAAAGAATGAAAGAAGTCTGTGAACTTTTACAAACTTCTGTTGGATACTATGATTGGGTTGGTTTCTATTTTGCGAATGAGGCTGAGAAAACACTTCACCTAAAAGCTTTTGCCGGCGAACCTACAGACCATACGGTTATTCCTTTTGGGAAAGGAATTTGTGGGCAAGTGGCGATTAGCAACAAAAATTTTGTGGTGGCAGACGTGAAGGCTCAGGACAATTATATTGCTTGCAGCATTACGGTTAAAGCCGAAATAGTAATTCCACTTTTTAAAGACGGAAAGAACATTGGTCAAATAGACATAGACTCACACCTTGAAGACCCTTTTTCTGAGGTAGATGAACGTTTTTTGGAATGGGTAAACTCTGAAGTTGCGGAAATACTTTAG
- a CDS encoding ABC transporter permease — MLIYLRVLKESFNFALSALRNNKLRTFLSLVGVTIGIFSIIAVLAAVDSLKREIEGSISGLDNSTIIVMRFNFGPTDIPRWKWQQFPDVTYDEYQYIERNTPNIEAATFTLNVPAESIKYEDRQVDNVPIGAVTDSYYNIESLKLAEGRFFNGSESNSGSMVVVLGNEIANQLFGDGVTAIGKEVRIYGRKFNVIGVLKKEGAGLFGNSKDTSVWMPVNVVRRIFGDNNKQTFPQIVVKPKKDIDQAEFKAILDQKLRQKRGLKPDEISNFFINQLQGFADLIDQITGSMNMIGLIISGFSLLVGGFGIANIMFVSVKERTNLIGIQKSLGAKNKFILFQFLFEAVILAVIGGLIGLFLVFIVSILASQFTGDFEFVLSPWNMFLGTAISAAIGLISGILPAISASKLDPVEAIRTGM, encoded by the coding sequence ATGCTAATCTATCTTCGCGTTTTAAAAGAAAGTTTCAATTTTGCGCTTAGTGCGTTGCGAAATAATAAGTTGCGAACTTTTCTTTCCTTAGTTGGTGTTACGATTGGTATTTTTTCCATAATCGCGGTTTTAGCAGCGGTTGATTCTTTAAAACGTGAAATTGAAGGCAGTATCAGCGGTTTGGACAATAGCACTATCATTGTAATGCGCTTCAATTTTGGACCAACTGATATTCCGCGATGGAAATGGCAACAGTTCCCAGATGTTACTTATGATGAATATCAGTACATTGAACGAAACACTCCAAATATTGAAGCGGCAACTTTCACCTTAAATGTTCCTGCGGAAAGCATTAAATATGAAGACAGACAAGTAGATAACGTGCCTATTGGCGCCGTGACAGATAGTTATTATAATATTGAATCGCTGAAACTTGCTGAAGGAAGGTTTTTCAACGGTTCAGAATCAAATAGCGGCTCTATGGTCGTGGTTTTAGGTAATGAAATTGCCAATCAGTTGTTTGGTGATGGCGTAACTGCTATTGGAAAAGAAGTGCGGATTTACGGGAGAAAATTCAATGTAATTGGGGTTTTGAAAAAAGAAGGAGCAGGCTTATTTGGGAATTCTAAAGATACTTCCGTTTGGATGCCTGTAAATGTTGTACGGCGTATTTTTGGTGACAATAACAAACAAACCTTTCCTCAGATAGTTGTAAAACCTAAAAAAGATATTGACCAGGCAGAATTTAAAGCCATATTAGATCAAAAACTCAGACAAAAAAGAGGCTTAAAACCAGATGAAATAAGTAATTTTTTCATCAACCAACTCCAAGGTTTTGCAGATTTAATTGACCAGATAACAGGAAGCATGAATATGATCGGGCTTATTATTAGTGGATTTTCGCTACTCGTTGGTGGTTTTGGAATTGCAAATATTATGTTCGTAAGCGTAAAAGAACGAACCAATTTGATAGGAATTCAGAAATCATTGGGAGCTAAAAATAAATTTATCCTATTTCAATTTCTGTTTGAAGCTGTAATCCTTGCCGTAATTGGTGGATTGATTGGCTTATTTTTAGTGTTTATAGTTTCCATTCTTGCATCGCAATTTACAGGCGATTTTGAATTTGTACTCTCTCCGTGGAATATGTTTTTAGGAACCGCTATCAGCGCAGCAATAGGACTAATTTCTGGAATTCTTCCAGCAATTTCTGCTTCAAAACTAGATCCTGTGGAGGCGATAAGAACAGGAATGTAA
- the purH gene encoding bifunctional phosphoribosylaminoimidazolecarboxamide formyltransferase/IMP cyclohydrolase: MNNSKKITSALISVFSKDGLGPIVKKLNEQGVKIYSTGGTKKFINDLGIEVIAVEDLTDYPSILGGRVKTLHPKVFGGILNRQDNESDVAEMAQYNIPQLDAVIVDLYPFEKTVASGASEADIIEKIDIGGISLIRAAAKNFKDTICVSSVDDYAEFLELISVNNGEVSMKDRKRFAAKSFNVSSNYDTAIFNYFNSEEKLPAYKISETNGQELRYGENPHQKGFFFGNFDEIFTKIHGKELSYNNLLDVDAAVNLMSEFKGDAPTFAILKHNNACGIAQRETVQQAYMAALAGDPVSAFGGILISNVEIDEATANEIHNLFCEVVIAPSFSAKAQEILEGKKNRILLIQKEIALPSTTVRTCLNGVLVQDKDTITDDAEILTHATNNNPNSKELEDLLFASKICKHTKSNTIVLAKGKQLCASGTGQTSRVDALRQAIDKAKAFNFNLEGAVMASDAFFPFPDCVEIADNAGITAVIQPGGSIKDQLSIDYCNAHEMAMVFTGTRHFKH; encoded by the coding sequence ATGAACAATTCCAAAAAAATTACCTCTGCATTAATTTCAGTTTTTAGCAAAGATGGCTTAGGTCCAATCGTTAAAAAACTGAACGAACAGGGCGTAAAAATATACTCTACAGGCGGCACTAAAAAATTCATAAATGACCTTGGAATCGAGGTTATTGCGGTTGAAGATTTAACAGATTACCCTTCTATTTTGGGCGGTCGTGTAAAAACACTTCATCCAAAAGTTTTCGGTGGCATTTTAAACCGCCAGGATAACGAAAGTGATGTTGCCGAAATGGCACAATACAACATTCCGCAGCTTGATGCAGTAATTGTAGATTTATATCCTTTTGAAAAAACCGTTGCTTCAGGAGCATCCGAAGCAGATATTATTGAAAAAATTGACATTGGAGGCATTTCCTTGATTCGCGCCGCAGCTAAGAATTTTAAAGACACCATTTGCGTGTCTTCTGTTGATGATTATGCAGAGTTTTTGGAATTGATTTCAGTAAACAATGGCGAAGTTTCAATGAAAGACCGCAAACGTTTTGCTGCGAAATCTTTCAATGTTTCTTCAAATTATGATACTGCAATTTTTAATTATTTCAATTCAGAAGAAAAATTACCAGCTTACAAAATAAGTGAAACCAACGGACAGGAACTTCGTTACGGCGAAAACCCACATCAAAAAGGTTTTTTCTTTGGAAATTTTGATGAAATATTCACAAAAATCCACGGGAAGGAATTGAGCTACAACAACCTTCTAGACGTTGATGCCGCTGTAAATTTGATGAGCGAATTTAAAGGTGACGCTCCAACTTTCGCAATATTAAAACACAATAACGCCTGCGGAATTGCACAACGCGAAACCGTGCAACAAGCTTATATGGCTGCCTTGGCAGGTGACCCTGTTTCAGCTTTCGGAGGAATTTTAATCAGCAATGTTGAAATTGACGAAGCAACGGCAAACGAAATACACAATCTTTTCTGTGAAGTTGTAATTGCGCCTTCATTTTCAGCAAAAGCACAGGAAATTTTAGAAGGAAAAAAGAATCGAATTTTATTGATTCAGAAAGAAATTGCTTTACCTTCAACAACCGTACGCACCTGTTTAAACGGCGTTTTGGTTCAAGATAAAGATACTATTACAGATGATGCTGAAATTTTAACGCATGCAACAAACAATAATCCTAATTCCAAAGAGTTAGAAGACCTGTTGTTCGCATCTAAAATTTGTAAGCATACAAAAAGTAACACAATTGTTTTAGCAAAGGGAAAACAACTTTGCGCCAGTGGAACCGGTCAAACCAGCCGCGTAGATGCATTACGGCAAGCAATTGATAAAGCAAAAGCCTTTAATTTTAACCTTGAAGGTGCCGTGATGGCGAGTGATGCTTTTTTCCCGTTTCCCGATTGTGTGGAAATTGCAGACAACGCAGGAATAACCGCTGTAATTCAGCCTGGAGGTTCTATTAAGGATCAATTGAGCATCGATTATTGTAACGCGCACGAAATGGCAATGGTATTTACCGGAACACGCCATTTTAAGCATTAA